A genome region from Bacteroidota bacterium includes the following:
- a CDS encoding acyl-CoA thioesterase has translation MQQKRVSESTTTMTQIVLPNDTNPLGNLFGGQLLAWMDLASSVASKRHSEGIVVTASVNNVSFNVPIPLGSVVTLEANVTRAFNTSMEVFVDVWVEDRSGKDKFKANTAIYIFAALDEEGNKRKVPEILPETDEEMKRYKSALRRREMSLILAGKLKPKHATELRALFE, from the coding sequence ATGCAACAGAAACGAGTAAGCGAATCAACTACTACAATGACCCAGATAGTTCTTCCAAACGATACAAACCCTCTTGGGAACTTATTTGGCGGACAGCTTTTGGCCTGGATGGATCTGGCATCTTCTGTTGCCTCGAAACGTCATAGTGAGGGAATTGTAGTTACCGCATCTGTAAACAATGTTTCGTTTAATGTGCCGATTCCGTTGGGAAGTGTTGTTACTTTAGAAGCAAACGTAACAAGAGCTTTCAATACTTCAATGGAAGTTTTTGTAGATGTTTGGGTTGAAGACCGAAGCGGGAAAGACAAATTTAAGGCCAATACTGCCATCTATATTTTTGCCGCTCTCGATGAAGAAGGGAATAAAAGAAAAGTTCCGGAAATATTACCGGAGACCGACGAAGAAATGAAAAGGTACAAAAGTGCCCTTCGTCGTAGGGAAATGAGTTTAATTCTTGCCGGGAAATTGAAGCCAAAACACGCTACAGAATTGAGGGCCTTGTTTGAGTAA
- a CDS encoding DUF6691 family protein, with protein sequence MKHIKFILVGILFGVTMYMTEAVSWFRIFEMFKFQAFHMYGIIGTAIAIGIVVTWIFKSGKLNDINGNPVKINDKAKTWPRYIIGGIIFGLGWGLSGLCPGMVFILIGAGNPVFIIFMISILIGTFMYGVLRTKIPH encoded by the coding sequence ATGAAACATATAAAATTTATATTAGTAGGGATACTATTCGGAGTTACAATGTATATGACCGAAGCAGTATCATGGTTCAGAATTTTCGAAATGTTCAAATTTCAGGCATTTCACATGTACGGTATAATTGGTACAGCTATAGCTATAGGAATTGTAGTTACATGGATATTTAAAAGTGGTAAACTTAATGACATCAACGGTAATCCCGTAAAAATAAATGATAAAGCAAAAACATGGCCCCGTTATATTATCGGAGGAATAATCTTCGGACTTGGCTGGGGGCTTTCAGGGCTTTGTCCGGGAATGGTATTTATATTAATTGGAGCAGGGAATCCGGTTTTTATAATATTTATGATTTCGATACTTATAGGAACTTTCATGTACGGAGTTCTGAGGACTAAGATTCCTCACTAG
- a CDS encoding YeeE/YedE thiosulfate transporter family protein, producing MMEFISQTWPWYVSGTIIASILFFLLWFGKEFGTSAVTRVLVAIFGGGKFSDFFDFPWKTQIWNLMFVFGAAIGGYLTMQFIAPEPHFAQISEATVNTLNESYGFNLTYGEVPLLPEFYQSWESVLTLKGFIIVVIGGMLIGFGARYAGGCTSGMAISGISNFQLPSVVAVIGFFIGGLIMVNYILPFITNL from the coding sequence ATGATGGAATTTATTAGTCAAACTTGGCCCTGGTACGTTTCCGGTACCATAATAGCTTCAATTCTTTTCTTTCTGTTATGGTTTGGAAAAGAGTTCGGAACGTCGGCAGTCACACGAGTACTTGTAGCTATTTTTGGTGGAGGTAAATTTTCGGACTTCTTCGATTTTCCGTGGAAAACGCAGATTTGGAATTTGATGTTTGTCTTTGGAGCTGCAATAGGAGGTTATCTTACAATGCAGTTTATTGCTCCGGAGCCACACTTTGCACAAATTTCGGAGGCAACCGTAAATACACTTAACGAAAGTTATGGCTTTAACCTGACTTATGGTGAAGTGCCTTTACTCCCTGAGTTTTACCAATCTTGGGAGTCAGTTCTTACTCTTAAAGGATTTATTATAGTAGTAATTGGCGGAATGCTGATAGGTTTTGGTGCAAGATACGCCGGAGGCTGTACATCGGGCATGGCAATTTCGGGTATTTCAAATTTCCAGCTACCATCGGTAGTAGCGGTGATAGGATTTTTTATCGGAGGTTTGATAATGGTAAATTATATACTTCCTTTCATCACTAACCTATAA